Proteins co-encoded in one Cytobacillus sp. NJ13 genomic window:
- the fliQ gene encoding flagellar biosynthesis protein FliQ, translating to MTPETVISIAERGIITVLLICGPLLILALVVGLVVSIFQATTQIQEQTLAFIPKIVAVLVGVVFFGPWMLSHMLSYANEIFSNLTRFVG from the coding sequence ATGACTCCAGAAACAGTTATATCCATTGCAGAAAGAGGGATTATCACCGTACTTTTGATTTGCGGTCCCTTGCTAATTCTTGCTCTAGTAGTCGGCTTGGTTGTCAGCATCTTTCAGGCAACAACTCAAATTCAGGAACAGACGCTGGCTTTTATTCCTAAGATCGTAGCGGTCCTTGTAGGCGTTGTTTTCTTTGGGCCATGGATGCTTAGTCATATGCTCTCTTATGCAAATGAAATTTTCTCTAATTTGACCAGGTTTGTTGGCTGA
- the fliP gene encoding flagellar type III secretion system pore protein FliP (The bacterial flagellar biogenesis protein FliP forms a type III secretion system (T3SS)-type pore required for flagellar assembly.), with protein sequence MNEFMEFFNSSSPENVSASVKLFLLLTVLSLAPSILILMTCFTRIVIVLSFVRTALATQQMPPNQVLIGLSLFLTFFIMAPTMQEVNDQALTPLFNEEINLEEAYEKASVPFKEFMSAHTRQKDLALFLEYSGAEAPASIEDIPLTSLVPAFAISEIKTAFQIGFMIFIPFLVIDMVVASVLMSMGMMMLPPVMISLPFKILLFVLVDGWYLVVKSLLQSF encoded by the coding sequence ATGAATGAATTCATGGAGTTTTTTAATAGCAGTTCTCCTGAAAATGTATCTGCATCTGTGAAGCTTTTTTTATTGCTGACGGTACTTTCTCTCGCGCCCAGTATTCTAATTTTAATGACGTGCTTCACAAGGATTGTCATCGTTCTTTCCTTTGTCAGAACGGCGCTGGCTACTCAGCAAATGCCGCCGAATCAAGTTTTAATCGGCTTATCCTTGTTCCTGACATTCTTTATAATGGCACCTACGATGCAAGAAGTGAATGATCAGGCTTTAACACCTTTATTTAATGAAGAAATAAATCTGGAAGAAGCTTATGAAAAAGCTTCAGTCCCTTTTAAAGAGTTTATGAGTGCCCATACAAGACAGAAAGATTTGGCTTTATTTCTTGAATATTCCGGGGCGGAAGCTCCAGCTTCCATTGAAGATATCCCGCTTACGAGTCTTGTTCCGGCATTTGCCATAAGTGAAATCAAAACAGCTTTCCAAATTGGATTTATGATTTTTATTCCATTTCTCGTAATCGACATGGTTGTAGCCAGTGTATTAATGTCCATGGGGATGATGATGCTTCCTCCGGTCATGATTTCTTTGCCGTTTAAAATATTATTATTTGTACTTGTAGACGGCTGGTATTTAGTAGTTAAATCCCTTTTACAAAGCTTTTAA
- a CDS encoding flagellar biosynthetic protein FliO has product MVLNVKKVISLLLLFSIVLPGVQPLAQAEQLNNSVKECMENPNECEKQETKESKDSKTDEGQTQQDESGTIGLTFWDFIKMILATGFTIGLLYALLKFINKKSKVYNRSQLVENLGGTALGANRSVQLIKVGNRIFVVGVGENIQLLKEIDDSEEYSQIIKEHNDNLEQLIRPSDIVTKVMKRTQQTVGSKQGSPNFSTLLGIQLDDIKKGRKKLFDELERKGQKKDE; this is encoded by the coding sequence ATGGTGTTGAATGTAAAGAAAGTGATTTCTTTGCTGCTGTTGTTTTCAATTGTTCTGCCGGGCGTGCAGCCGCTGGCCCAGGCAGAGCAATTGAATAATAGTGTTAAAGAATGTATGGAAAATCCTAATGAATGCGAGAAGCAGGAAACAAAGGAATCAAAAGATTCAAAGACAGACGAAGGGCAGACTCAACAGGATGAAAGCGGCACAATTGGTCTTACTTTTTGGGACTTTATAAAGATGATTTTAGCAACAGGCTTCACTATTGGACTTTTGTATGCTCTTTTAAAGTTCATTAACAAAAAAAGTAAGGTATATAACAGGTCGCAGTTAGTTGAAAACCTCGGCGGTACAGCTTTAGGTGCGAACAGGTCAGTTCAGCTGATAAAAGTGGGAAATCGCATTTTTGTAGTAGGGGTTGGAGAAAATATTCAGCTGTTAAAAGAAATAGACGATTCGGAAGAATACAGTCAAATCATCAAAGAGCATAATGACAACCTGGAACAGCTTATCCGTCCAAGCGATATTGTGACAAAGGTGATGAAAAGAACACAGCAAACAGTAGGAAGCAAGCAAGGCAGCCCAAACTTCAGCACGCTGCTCGGGATTCAGCTGGATGATATCAAAAAGGGCAGAAAAAAACTGTTTGATGAGTTAGAAAGAAAGGGCCAGAAGAAAGATGAATGA
- a CDS encoding response regulator produces the protein MAHKILIVDDAAFMRMMIKDILSKNGYEVVGEAADGAQAVEKYKETQPDLVTMDITMPEMDGITALKEIKKLNPSAKVIMCSAMGQQAMVIDAIQAGAKDFIVKPFQADRVLEAIGKTLG, from the coding sequence GTGGCACATAAAATTTTAATAGTTGATGATGCAGCTTTTATGAGAATGATGATAAAAGATATTTTATCCAAGAATGGCTATGAGGTAGTGGGTGAAGCTGCTGACGGTGCACAAGCTGTTGAAAAATATAAGGAAACTCAGCCTGATCTTGTCACAATGGATATTACTATGCCGGAAATGGATGGAATTACAGCTCTAAAAGAAATCAAAAAATTAAATCCGAGTGCAAAAGTCATTATGTGTTCTGCTATGGGCCAGCAGGCAATGGTTATTGATGCCATTCAGGCTGGCGCTAAGGATTTTATCGTAAAACCTTTCCAGGCTGATAGAGTTCTTGAGGCAATTGGCAAAACTTTGGGCTAG
- the fliY gene encoding flagellar motor switch phosphatase FliY translates to MMSDDMLSQDEIDALLRGAADDSDETESYNEAFFQTEDYLSHMEQDALGEIGNISFGSSATALSTLLNQKVDITTPAVSVVLRQKLAEEFPHPYVAIQVNYTEGFFGSNLLVIQQSDAAIIADLMLGGDGTNPADLMGEIQLSAVQEAMNQMMGSAATSMSTIFGKKVDISPPAIDILDLPQGEGADRVPADDMLIRISFRLKIGSLIDSNIMQLLPLEFGKSLVNELLNPGQELPADSAVSEEKPAAQRQPDYQESHLSFDKKTEGHSSGFDQPHTQTGYSGEQPAYSQPVMNQASNLQSYIPAQNQAQQSGPQHFGGSYSNGVQPNVQPAAFSSFEPYHMQEHETKNLDMLLDIPLQVTVELGRTKRSVKEILELSSGSIIELDKLAGEPVDILVNSRLIAQGEVVVIDENFGVRVTDIISQSDRIKKLR, encoded by the coding sequence ATGATGAGTGATGATATGCTTTCGCAAGATGAAATTGATGCTCTGTTAAGGGGAGCAGCTGACGACAGCGATGAAACAGAAAGTTATAATGAGGCATTTTTTCAAACTGAAGATTATCTGTCACATATGGAGCAGGATGCGTTAGGGGAAATCGGCAATATCTCATTTGGGAGCTCTGCAACAGCATTATCTACTTTATTGAATCAGAAAGTTGATATCACAACTCCAGCTGTTTCAGTTGTTTTGCGTCAGAAATTAGCTGAAGAATTCCCACATCCTTATGTAGCAATTCAGGTGAATTATACGGAAGGTTTCTTCGGAAGCAATTTGCTTGTAATTCAGCAGTCGGATGCAGCCATCATTGCTGACTTGATGCTTGGGGGAGATGGAACCAACCCGGCTGATCTAATGGGTGAAATTCAGTTAAGCGCGGTTCAGGAGGCAATGAACCAGATGATGGGTTCTGCAGCAACTTCGATGTCAACCATCTTTGGAAAAAAGGTTGATATTTCACCCCCTGCAATCGATATTCTTGATTTGCCGCAGGGAGAAGGTGCTGATCGAGTTCCTGCTGATGACATGCTTATAAGGATTTCGTTCCGATTAAAAATAGGAAGTCTGATCGACTCAAATATTATGCAGCTGCTTCCTCTGGAATTTGGCAAAAGCCTAGTAAATGAATTATTAAATCCTGGTCAGGAGCTTCCAGCAGATAGCGCTGTTTCAGAAGAGAAGCCAGCAGCGCAAAGACAGCCCGATTATCAGGAAAGCCATCTTTCGTTTGATAAGAAAACTGAAGGACACTCAAGCGGATTTGACCAGCCACACACTCAAACAGGTTATTCCGGAGAGCAGCCGGCATATTCACAGCCGGTTATGAATCAGGCATCAAACCTTCAAAGCTATATACCGGCTCAAAACCAGGCACAGCAATCCGGTCCACAGCATTTCGGAGGCTCTTATTCAAATGGAGTGCAGCCGAATGTACAGCCTGCAGCCTTTTCGAGCTTTGAACCATACCACATGCAGGAACATGAAACAAAGAATTTAGATATGCTTTTGGACATACCGCTTCAGGTAACGGTCGAACTCGGAAGAACCAAACGTTCCGTTAAGGAAATTCTTGAACTGTCTTCAGGATCGATTATTGAACTGGATAAACTTGCTGGTGAACCTGTTGACATTCTGGTGAATAGCCGATTAATCGCCCAGGGGGAAGTGGTTGTCATTGATGAAAACTTTGGTGTGAGGGTTACAGATATTATCAGCCAGAGCGACCGAATAAAAAAACTAAGATGA
- the fliM gene encoding flagellar motor switch protein FliM produces the protein MSGEVLSQSEIDALLSALSTGEMDADELKKEQTEKKVKVYDFKRALRFSKDQIRSLTRIHENFARLLTTFFSAQLRTYVQISVASADQIPYEEFIRSIPKMTILNVIEVPPLDGRILMEVNPNVAYAMMDRLMGGRGTSINKVDNLTEIETKIMSATFERAFENLREAWSTIADIDPLLADFEVNPQFLQMVSPNETVVVISLNTTIGETSGMINICIPHVVLEPIIPKLSVHYWMQTDKKEREPEVIARLERNIHKAEVPVICELGSSDIAIQDFLSLDVGDVIELNQGIDQALTVKVGNIPKFIGQPGKMNKKMAVQILDTVKGGDEDDE, from the coding sequence ATGTCAGGTGAGGTTTTATCGCAAAGCGAGATTGATGCACTGCTTTCCGCTCTATCTACCGGAGAAATGGATGCAGATGAACTGAAAAAAGAACAAACAGAGAAAAAAGTAAAAGTTTATGATTTTAAGAGAGCATTAAGATTCTCAAAAGATCAAATTCGCAGTTTAACAAGAATACACGAGAATTTTGCCAGGCTCTTAACCACCTTTTTTTCTGCCCAGCTGAGGACATATGTGCAGATATCGGTTGCTTCTGCAGATCAGATACCATATGAGGAATTTATCCGGTCCATCCCGAAAATGACAATACTTAATGTAATTGAAGTGCCGCCTCTGGATGGAAGAATTCTAATGGAAGTGAATCCAAATGTCGCATATGCCATGATGGACAGGCTGATGGGCGGCAGGGGGACAAGCATAAATAAAGTTGATAATTTAACAGAAATTGAAACAAAAATCATGTCTGCTACTTTTGAAAGGGCATTTGAAAACCTAAGGGAAGCCTGGAGCACAATCGCGGATATTGATCCGCTTTTGGCTGATTTTGAGGTGAATCCGCAATTTCTGCAAATGGTCTCTCCAAATGAAACAGTCGTAGTTATTTCATTAAATACGACCATTGGGGAAACGAGCGGGATGATTAATATATGTATACCTCACGTCGTTCTCGAGCCCATTATTCCCAAGCTGTCTGTACATTATTGGATGCAGACGGACAAAAAGGAAAGGGAGCCGGAGGTCATTGCCCGGCTTGAACGAAATATTCATAAAGCGGAAGTTCCAGTCATATGTGAACTCGGCAGTTCCGACATAGCCATTCAGGATTTCTTATCTCTTGATGTTGGAGATGTCATTGAGTTAAATCAGGGGATTGACCAGGCGCTCACAGTAAAAGTCGGGAATATTCCAAAATTCATCGGACAGCCAGGAAAAATGAACAAAAAAATGGCCGTGCAAATTTTAGACACTGTGAAAGGGGGAGATGAGGATGATGAGTGA
- the fliL gene encoding flagellar basal body-associated protein FliL encodes MKNNKLLMIMLMMLVAITLVGAIALVIVMKFSGDDETKEPTIDEVLEASVDIPQVTANLASDDYIRISFKIQTENKKAKEELQKRDFQVKNLIIQELSEMKAEDIQGKEGQIKLQEDLKTKINGLMQEGKIVQVYITESLLQ; translated from the coding sequence ATGAAGAACAATAAGCTGTTAATGATAATGTTAATGATGCTTGTAGCGATCACACTTGTAGGAGCTATTGCCCTGGTGATTGTAATGAAATTTTCGGGTGATGATGAAACAAAAGAGCCAACCATTGATGAAGTGCTGGAGGCCTCTGTTGATATCCCGCAAGTTACAGCCAATTTAGCGAGTGATGATTATATCAGGATATCTTTTAAAATCCAGACTGAAAACAAAAAAGCTAAAGAGGAATTACAGAAAAGAGATTTTCAGGTGAAAAATCTCATCATTCAGGAATTGTCTGAAATGAAAGCAGAGGATATACAGGGGAAAGAAGGCCAAATCAAGCTGCAGGAAGATTTGAAAACCAAGATAAACGGTTTAATGCAAGAAGGAAAGATCGTTCAGGTGTACATTACTGAATCTCTCCTCCAGTGA
- a CDS encoding flagellar FlbD family protein — MIKVSRLNGKSFVLNALYIETVESFPDTTITLTNGKKYVVKESENQVMQSILGFYQSVNLLGQQLAEGNENEEQ, encoded by the coding sequence TTGATTAAAGTATCTCGCCTGAACGGCAAATCTTTTGTATTAAATGCTTTGTACATAGAAACAGTAGAGTCTTTTCCAGATACGACGATTACGCTCACTAATGGAAAGAAGTATGTTGTAAAGGAATCTGAAAATCAAGTCATGCAATCGATTTTAGGATTCTATCAATCTGTTAATCTTCTGGGGCAGCAGCTGGCGGAGGGAAATGAAAATGAAGAACAATAA
- the flgG gene encoding flagellar basal body rod protein FlgG: protein MLRSMYSGISGMKNFQTKLDVIGNNIANVNTFGYKKGRVNFKDMVSQTISGATGSGDNSGGINPKQVGLGSQLSSIDTIDTQGSLQTTGRVLDIGIQGDGYLMVQRGNNTYYTRAGNLYLDDDANLVTASGDKVKGADGAAIQLNGGDATVIKSLSISNDGTINFLIDGNDTLQSAGPIGIARFNNNGGLEKIGDNLYKDTVNSGDAVPLTPGEDGAGVLVSGTLEMSNVDLSEEFTEMITAQRGFQANTRIITTSDEILQELVNLKR from the coding sequence ATGCTACGTTCAATGTATTCAGGTATAAGCGGGATGAAAAACTTCCAGACAAAGCTGGATGTTATTGGGAATAATATTGCAAATGTAAATACATTTGGATATAAAAAAGGTCGCGTGAATTTTAAAGATATGGTAAGTCAGACTATTTCAGGTGCAACAGGAAGTGGAGATAACTCGGGCGGTATAAATCCCAAGCAGGTAGGTCTTGGTTCGCAATTATCCTCTATAGATACAATTGATACACAGGGGAGTCTGCAAACCACTGGCCGTGTATTGGATATAGGGATTCAAGGGGATGGCTACTTGATGGTTCAGCGAGGGAATAACACCTATTATACCCGCGCTGGAAATCTGTATCTTGATGATGATGCTAATCTCGTTACGGCATCAGGAGATAAAGTAAAAGGAGCTGATGGGGCAGCTATCCAATTAAACGGTGGGGATGCTACCGTTATTAAGAGCTTAAGTATATCGAATGACGGAACTATAAACTTCTTAATAGACGGGAACGATACACTGCAGTCTGCCGGACCAATTGGAATAGCACGCTTTAATAATAATGGAGGTCTTGAAAAAATTGGAGACAATCTATATAAGGACACTGTAAACTCAGGCGATGCAGTCCCATTAACCCCTGGAGAAGACGGTGCAGGAGTACTGGTTTCTGGGACCCTGGAAATGTCCAACGTAGACCTATCAGAGGAATTCACTGAAATGATTACAGCACAGCGCGGGTTTCAGGCAAACACACGGATCATTACAACATCAGATGAAATCCTGCAGGAGCTTGTTAATTTAAAACGATAA
- a CDS encoding TIGR02530 family flagellar biosynthesis protein gives MDKLIFRPIHTQPVITPKGNAVQTSKQSHTKFSAHLQTALQTEGNLIVSKHAKQRLEQRGIHISAERWKQIEDKLQEAKEMGVKESLVLLDNAALVVSVKNNTVITAMDRKESRTQIFTNIDGTIILDQ, from the coding sequence GTGGATAAACTTATTTTTCGTCCGATCCACACCCAGCCGGTAATTACACCAAAAGGGAATGCAGTTCAAACTTCTAAGCAATCACATACTAAATTCTCTGCCCACCTCCAAACAGCCTTGCAGACTGAAGGCAATTTAATTGTCAGCAAACATGCAAAGCAGCGGCTTGAACAGAGAGGTATACATATAAGTGCAGAGCGGTGGAAGCAAATTGAAGATAAGTTACAGGAAGCCAAGGAAATGGGTGTTAAAGAATCCTTGGTATTGCTCGATAACGCAGCACTTGTAGTCAGTGTTAAGAATAATACAGTAATCACTGCGATGGATCGTAAAGAATCTCGAACACAAATATTCACTAATATTGATGGAACTATAATTCTGGATCAATAA
- the flgD gene encoding flagellar hook assembly protein FlgD, giving the protein MANIIDSSLMLSNYQSQTRKTGSDILGKDDFLKILMTQLQNQDPMNPMQDKDFIAQMATFSSLEQMTNMNKTMEKLLAFQEQNQLMTYNNFLGKNVTWHKLTESSEPNQDPIIEEGTGRVVSIQYKNNSAVFILDDGTKLEPANISQLNE; this is encoded by the coding sequence TTGGCAAACATAATAGATTCTTCCCTAATGCTATCAAACTACCAAAGCCAAACTCGAAAAACCGGCTCAGATATATTAGGCAAAGATGATTTTCTTAAGATTCTAATGACACAGCTGCAAAACCAGGATCCAATGAATCCTATGCAGGACAAGGACTTTATTGCGCAGATGGCAACCTTTTCGTCTTTGGAGCAGATGACTAATATGAATAAGACGATGGAGAAATTATTGGCTTTTCAGGAGCAGAACCAGCTAATGACTTACAATAACTTTTTAGGCAAAAATGTCACCTGGCATAAATTGACTGAATCAAGTGAACCAAACCAGGATCCAATTATTGAAGAAGGAACTGGAAGAGTAGTTTCTATCCAATATAAGAATAATTCAGCAGTATTTATTTTGGATGATGGAACGAAGCTTGAACCTGCAAATATTTCTCAACTAAATGAATAA
- a CDS encoding flagellar hook-length control protein FliK has protein sequence MQIGGLGFIQSQYSSEDKISLQDTGSTGFGSLFFALTGTAKRQAESLPAAADGEKNEQLKEIMEFLKVSEITELENGRELLEKISFQTETDIIEVISEQLNLSQEELVQMLEGFIDQVLPGVKLEDVYSIEDLEDVDKIQLLISAISNFDHKEGMILQGKDTIGALKALKLYDILSAKKDFFSSKINLKEFLNHVQVKVEGLINSISVDKGSIIQKVFTPLAKELNTINQQNNSANEISSQAASKINNRAETGLQGFIQFQSFSKSEQMALLNPLGRTVSADQLMQQFENILSKSSFLKTGGTQKLFIKLNPDHLGALRIELIQKESAMIARILTSTGSAKEILDSHINGLKQAFSSQNIQIERIEISQQMTQQDRSFNRDPQQQEQRQQQNKDENNPQPEREFNSSFEEALLNTEA, from the coding sequence GTGCAAATTGGAGGATTAGGATTTATTCAGTCACAATATTCATCCGAAGATAAAATATCTCTGCAAGATACAGGCAGCACTGGTTTTGGAAGTCTCTTCTTTGCTTTAACCGGTACCGCCAAACGGCAAGCAGAAAGCTTACCTGCAGCAGCTGATGGGGAGAAGAACGAACAGTTAAAAGAAATAATGGAGTTTCTTAAAGTGAGTGAGATCACCGAATTAGAAAACGGAAGAGAGCTGCTGGAGAAGATTTCCTTTCAAACAGAAACTGACATCATAGAGGTCATTTCAGAGCAGCTGAATCTTTCACAGGAAGAATTGGTGCAGATGCTAGAGGGTTTTATTGACCAGGTTCTGCCAGGTGTAAAGCTTGAAGATGTATATTCTATAGAAGATTTAGAAGATGTTGACAAAATCCAATTATTAATTTCAGCAATCTCAAATTTTGATCATAAAGAAGGTATGATCCTTCAGGGTAAAGATACTATCGGAGCATTAAAAGCTTTGAAATTGTATGACATTCTGTCTGCAAAGAAGGATTTTTTCAGCAGCAAAATAAATCTGAAGGAATTTCTAAATCATGTACAAGTAAAAGTTGAGGGGCTAATAAACAGTATTTCTGTTGATAAAGGCAGTATTATACAAAAAGTTTTTACCCCGCTAGCAAAGGAATTAAACACTATAAACCAACAAAATAACTCTGCTAATGAAATCTCGAGTCAGGCAGCCTCTAAAATCAATAACAGAGCAGAAACTGGTTTGCAGGGATTTATTCAGTTTCAATCATTCTCAAAATCGGAGCAGATGGCTCTGCTGAATCCGCTGGGAAGGACAGTAAGCGCAGATCAGCTTATGCAGCAATTTGAAAACATTTTATCCAAGAGCAGCTTTCTCAAAACGGGAGGAACACAAAAGTTATTTATCAAGCTGAATCCCGACCATCTTGGAGCGCTGCGCATAGAGCTTATTCAAAAGGAATCTGCGATGATTGCCAGGATACTTACATCAACTGGCTCAGCCAAAGAAATTCTTGATTCACATATAAATGGTCTAAAGCAGGCCTTCAGTTCACAAAACATTCAGATTGAGAGAATTGAAATCTCTCAGCAAATGACGCAGCAGGATCGCTCCTTTAACAGGGATCCCCAGCAGCAGGAACAGAGGCAGCAGCAGAACAAGGATGAAAATAATCCGCAGCCTGAGAGAGAATTTAACAGCTCGTTTGAAGAAGCTCTTCTTAATACAGAAGCATAG
- the fliJ gene encoding flagellar export protein FliJ, whose product MQYQFKFNKILKIKEREKDQAIDVYNQAVKRFEETARKLYELLKKKEDLEEYQQSRLAEGLPVQEIRHHQHFVSSLEKTIDHYQKMVANARTQMNFQQEKLMEKNIEVKKYEKMQEKDLAGFLESMKQAEGRQMDDISIQLYMNRGN is encoded by the coding sequence TTGCAGTATCAATTTAAGTTCAATAAAATCCTGAAGATAAAAGAAAGAGAAAAAGATCAGGCGATTGATGTATACAATCAGGCTGTCAAACGATTTGAAGAAACTGCCAGGAAACTGTACGAACTTCTCAAAAAGAAAGAAGATCTGGAAGAATATCAGCAATCAAGGCTGGCTGAAGGTCTTCCGGTTCAGGAAATCAGGCATCATCAGCATTTTGTGAGCAGCCTTGAGAAGACAATTGACCATTATCAAAAGATGGTCGCCAATGCACGTACTCAAATGAATTTCCAGCAGGAAAAACTAATGGAAAAGAATATTGAAGTAAAGAAATATGAAAAAATGCAGGAAAAAGATTTAGCTGGCTTTTTGGAAAGCATGAAGCAAGCAGAAGGAAGGCAAATGGATGATATCTCGATTCAGCTGTATATGAATCGAGGAAATTAG
- the fliI gene encoding flagellar protein export ATPase FliI, whose amino-acid sequence MKLEQLINEVDKIDSFKRFGRVKRVVGLMIESQGPESSIGDVCIIHIGKGRTRRIQAEVVGFKNENVILMPFTDVQDISPGSLVETTSRPLEVKIGPALIGQAIDSLGQPLDEANLPKGLTPVLTEQTPPNPLKRPPISEPIEVGVRMIDSLLTVGNGQRVGIFAGSGVGKSTLLGMIARNTNADLNVIALIGERGREVREFIERDLGPEGLKRSIVVVATSDQPALMRIKGAYTATAIAEYFRDKGLNVMLMMDSVTRVAMAQREVGLAVGEPPTTKGYTPSVFAVLPKLLERTGTNEYGSITAFYTVLVDGDDMNEPIADTVRGILDGHFVLDRTLANKGQYPAINVLKSVSRVMNHIADASHIKSAEKVREMLSTYINAEDLINIGAYKRGSSIEIDEAIRLYPSIISFLKQETNEKISILESIGQLKGLAGKGE is encoded by the coding sequence TTGAAACTTGAACAGCTGATCAATGAGGTGGATAAAATTGATAGCTTTAAGCGTTTTGGAAGAGTAAAAAGAGTAGTCGGTTTGATGATTGAGTCTCAGGGCCCGGAAAGTTCTATTGGGGATGTATGCATTATTCATATAGGCAAAGGACGCACAAGAAGGATCCAGGCGGAAGTAGTCGGCTTTAAGAATGAGAATGTGATTCTTATGCCTTTTACAGATGTACAGGATATTTCACCAGGCTCTCTTGTCGAGACAACATCTAGACCTCTTGAGGTGAAAATTGGTCCAGCTCTTATTGGACAGGCAATAGACTCACTGGGACAGCCTCTCGATGAGGCGAATTTGCCAAAGGGTTTGACGCCAGTCCTAACTGAACAAACGCCTCCTAATCCGCTGAAAAGGCCGCCAATCTCAGAACCTATTGAAGTAGGAGTAAGGATGATCGACAGCCTGCTGACAGTAGGAAACGGGCAGCGGGTCGGGATATTTGCCGGAAGCGGTGTAGGGAAAAGTACACTTCTTGGAATGATAGCCCGGAATACCAATGCAGATTTAAATGTGATCGCTCTTATTGGCGAGAGGGGCAGAGAGGTAAGGGAGTTTATTGAGAGGGACCTCGGACCGGAAGGTTTGAAGAGATCCATCGTAGTTGTAGCTACGTCAGACCAGCCGGCACTCATGAGAATTAAAGGGGCATACACGGCCACAGCAATTGCTGAGTATTTCAGGGACAAAGGCTTAAATGTCATGTTAATGATGGATTCAGTAACCCGGGTGGCTATGGCCCAGAGGGAAGTCGGCCTCGCAGTCGGTGAACCGCCAACAACAAAAGGGTATACGCCTTCTGTTTTCGCGGTCCTTCCTAAGCTGCTTGAAAGAACAGGAACAAACGAATATGGCTCTATAACTGCATTTTATACCGTATTGGTCGACGGTGATGACATGAATGAACCAATCGCTGATACAGTCAGGGGAATACTGGATGGACACTTTGTTCTGGATCGTACATTAGCGAACAAAGGACAATATCCGGCTATAAATGTCCTGAAAAGTGTAAGCCGGGTTATGAACCATATTGCAGATGCCTCCCATATAAAATCAGCTGAAAAAGTAAGGGAAATGCTGAGCACATATATTAATGCAGAGGATTTAATTAATATTGGAGCTTATAAGCGCGGGTCATCGATAGAAATAGACGAAGCCATTCGATTATATCCTTCGATTATCTCTTTCTTGAAACAGGAAACGAATGAAAAAATTTCTATCTTGGAAAGCATTGGACAATTAAAAGGATTAGCTGGAAAAGGGGAATAA